In Anaerolineales bacterium, the following proteins share a genomic window:
- a CDS encoding glycosyltransferase family 39 protein, whose translation MIPKSEKSFLEKHESVIPLALFALFLAFTLPGIAWGAPSVWHPDEIVIRSIKALHGQWQFSEINFNYPDLPQYVMYYLGKIILALGYSNAEILIASRVLSAVIAGATIPLAFNIVRRAGGSIATAGLSGLLLLCVSDLSFNGRFAHNDTYTVFFVTLSTLFMVNYAKTDRRGWLYASFFAVGLATSSKYTGASLVAAWVIVYFILQFKNLKKDWFAIGETFFISGALTFLGFALGTPKALTWMAYFFKRVFAALEWQATWGQRDDSVRGIVGQFPMMRGSLGTALYLLFLVALIWACYRVIQEWRHKELSRTSQAGFFGILLLGIFILDLPIMISYNYQPRYTLTFMPMLAILAAYFISKIYSLIKSIGKPLYSTAVIVIVGALALYSFARLVSIALLFINDARIPASEFMKTLRPGTSLEHTNYPPSYPDGFFEREHNYPLYIQMGTIDAGVPTDKPYEFNKAEAGLLDRGTDYLIVDSFTASRFDDPHVCEQLPNECEFFKQLATGGTEHYRLLAEFKYELPWYLPQVSVVIANPEIRIYERVK comes from the coding sequence ATGATTCCAAAATCAGAAAAATCGTTTTTGGAAAAACACGAGTCCGTCATTCCGCTGGCGCTGTTCGCGCTCTTCCTCGCGTTCACCTTGCCAGGCATCGCGTGGGGCGCGCCCAGCGTTTGGCATCCCGACGAGATCGTTATCCGTTCGATCAAAGCCTTGCACGGTCAATGGCAATTCAGCGAGATTAACTTCAATTACCCCGACCTGCCGCAGTACGTGATGTACTACTTGGGGAAGATCATCCTCGCGCTGGGATATTCGAACGCGGAAATCCTGATCGCTTCACGCGTCCTTTCGGCTGTCATTGCAGGCGCGACGATTCCCCTCGCCTTCAACATTGTCCGCCGCGCAGGCGGGAGCATTGCCACAGCAGGCTTAAGCGGATTACTCCTGCTCTGCGTCAGCGACCTCTCGTTCAACGGACGGTTCGCGCACAATGACACCTACACCGTATTCTTCGTCACTCTCTCAACCTTGTTCATGGTTAACTATGCAAAGACCGACCGTCGCGGCTGGTTGTACGCGTCCTTTTTTGCCGTTGGCTTGGCGACATCGAGCAAATACACGGGCGCGAGTCTCGTCGCGGCGTGGGTGATCGTTTATTTCATCCTTCAATTCAAGAACTTGAAAAAAGATTGGTTCGCCATCGGCGAGACTTTCTTCATCAGCGGCGCGCTCACTTTTTTGGGTTTCGCACTCGGCACGCCCAAAGCGCTGACGTGGATGGCATACTTCTTCAAGCGCGTCTTCGCCGCGCTCGAATGGCAAGCGACGTGGGGTCAACGCGACGACAGCGTGCGCGGCATCGTCGGTCAATTCCCGATGATGCGCGGCAGTCTTGGGACGGCGTTGTATCTTCTCTTCCTCGTCGCGCTAATCTGGGCGTGTTACCGAGTGATTCAAGAATGGCGGCATAAGGAATTAAGCCGAACGTCGCAAGCGGGCTTCTTCGGCATTCTGCTTCTCGGCATCTTCATCCTCGATTTGCCGATCATGATCTCATACAACTATCAGCCGCGCTACACGCTGACCTTCATGCCGATGCTCGCCATCCTTGCGGCATATTTCATTTCAAAAATCTACTCACTCATCAAGAGCATCGGGAAGCCGTTATACTCGACAGCAGTTATTGTCATCGTGGGCGCGCTGGCGTTGTATTCTTTTGCGCGGTTGGTCAGCATTGCCTTGCTTTTCATCAATGACGCGCGTATTCCTGCCAGTGAATTTATGAAAACCCTGCGTCCTGGAACTTCCCTCGAACACACCAATTACCCGCCTTCCTACCCCGATGGTTTTTTTGAACGCGAACACAATTATCCCTTGTACATCCAAATGGGGACGATCGACGCGGGCGTTCCCACCGATAAGCCGTACGAATTCAACAAAGCGGAGGCAGGCTTGCTCGACCGCGGCACCGATTACTTAATTGTGGATAGTTTCACCGCGAGCCGCTTCGACGATCCGCATGTGTGTGAACAACTGCCGAACGAGTGTGAATTTTTCAAACAACTCGCAACAGGCGGAACCGAACATTACCGCCTCCTCGCTGAATTTAAATATGAATTGCCATGGTATCTTCCGCAGGTGAGCGTCGTAATAGCGAATCCCGAAATTCGCATCTACGAGCGAGTCAAATGA
- a CDS encoding DMT family transporter, translated as MKPKHWLVFITLGAIWSSSFLWIKIGVQDIGPMALTAFRMLFGAVTAFAIGVYQKVEWPRDLRTWIIFGILGPTSLAIPIFLISWGEQTIDSAVASILNATVPLFTIVIAHFMLNDDKMTAPKVIGLLIGFAGVVVLLSKDLTVGAHNSVIGQAAVILASLFYGGSAVFARKLTQHVQGTVRGAMPLITSALFMWAVAPLVEKPFEFPSLPITWIALLWLGILGSGLAVIMLWYLIHEVGPTRASLVTYLFPVGGVILGVIFLGERLSWQLVAGSVLIAASLAVVNWKPAQKSEANETSLKEAQTVK; from the coding sequence TTGAAACCCAAGCACTGGCTCGTTTTCATCACCCTCGGCGCCATCTGGAGTTCGTCCTTCCTGTGGATCAAGATCGGCGTGCAGGATATCGGTCCCATGGCGTTGACCGCCTTCCGCATGTTGTTCGGCGCGGTCACAGCCTTCGCCATCGGCGTATACCAAAAAGTGGAATGGCCCCGCGACCTGCGGACGTGGATCATCTTCGGCATCCTCGGACCCACCAGCCTCGCCATCCCCATCTTTCTCATCTCGTGGGGCGAGCAGACGATCGACTCGGCAGTCGCGTCGATCCTCAACGCGACCGTGCCGCTGTTCACCATTGTCATCGCCCATTTCATGCTCAACGACGATAAAATGACCGCGCCAAAAGTGATCGGCTTATTGATCGGTTTCGCAGGCGTTGTGGTTCTGCTCAGCAAAGATTTGACCGTCGGCGCGCACAATTCCGTCATCGGGCAGGCGGCTGTGATCCTCGCTTCGCTGTTCTACGGGGGAAGCGCGGTGTTCGCGCGCAAACTTACCCAGCACGTTCAAGGCACAGTGCGCGGCGCGATGCCTCTCATCACTTCGGCGCTCTTCATGTGGGCTGTCGCTCCGCTTGTGGAAAAGCCGTTTGAGTTCCCATCCCTGCCCATTACGTGGATCGCGCTCCTCTGGCTCGGTATCCTTGGCTCGGGCTTGGCGGTGATCATGCTGTGGTATTTGATTCACGAGGTCGGACCGACGCGCGCCTCATTGGTAACGTACCTCTTCCCCGTCGGCGGTGTGATTCTCGGCGTAATCTTTTTGGGCGAGCGCCTTTCGTGGCAGTTGGTTGCAGGCTCGGTGTTGATCGCCGCCAGCCTCGCGGTCGTCAACTGGAAGCCAGCCCAAAAGTCGGAAGCGAACGAAACGTCACTCAAAGAAGCGCAAACGGTGAAATGA
- a CDS encoding methylated-DNA--[protein]-cysteine S-methyltransferase: MKTKKQDAAIIYIGELNGTRLGDFRIAASDFGLVAVEWADSQREFDAYLARLSRPVVEDAKRIKPYAKELAEYIEGKRHAFTIPVDWTLLTPFQREALQAVFRIPYGETRTYLDIAQQINRPHAYRAVGGANAMNPMPLVIPCHRVIGMDGKLHGYGGGQGLKTKEWLLQMEGAVIA; encoded by the coding sequence ATGAAAACAAAAAAACAGGATGCCGCTATCATCTACATCGGCGAACTAAACGGGACTCGCCTTGGAGACTTCCGCATCGCCGCCTCCGATTTCGGTCTGGTCGCGGTCGAGTGGGCGGATTCGCAAAGGGAGTTTGACGCGTACCTAGCGCGACTCAGCCGTCCCGTCGTGGAAGACGCGAAGCGCATCAAGCCGTACGCGAAAGAATTGGCGGAGTACATCGAGGGGAAGCGTCACGCGTTCACCATCCCCGTTGATTGGACGTTGCTCACCCCGTTCCAGCGCGAGGCTCTGCAAGCCGTGTTCCGCATCCCGTATGGCGAAACGCGGACGTATCTCGACATCGCTCAGCAAATTAACCGTCCGCACGCGTATCGGGCGGTGGGCGGCGCCAACGCGATGAACCCGATGCCGCTGGTGATTCCGTGTCACCGAGTCATCGGCATGGACGGCAAACTTCACGGCTACGGCGGCGGGCAGGGACTCAAAACGAAGGAATGGCTGTTGCAAATGGAAGGCGCGGTGATCGCATAA
- a CDS encoding DUF4332 domain-containing protein yields the protein MTTLKEIEGIGPVYAKKLNKAGVRGVGGLLKMGGTKKGRQTLAKNTGFSAGTILEWVNRADLFRVKGVGSQYSDLLEAAGVDTVAELAMRRPEALLEGMTKANKKLNKVNQLPALSQVKAWVKHAKSLKRAVEY from the coding sequence ATGACCACACTTAAAGAAATTGAAGGTATTGGACCCGTTTATGCAAAGAAGTTGAACAAGGCTGGCGTACGCGGCGTTGGTGGGCTTTTGAAAATGGGCGGAACGAAAAAAGGCAGACAGACGCTTGCGAAGAACACAGGGTTCAGCGCGGGGACGATCCTCGAATGGGTTAATCGCGCGGACCTCTTCCGCGTGAAAGGCGTTGGCTCGCAATATTCGGATCTACTGGAAGCCGCTGGCGTGGACACTGTCGCAGAACTTGCCATGCGTCGCCCCGAAGCCCTGCTCGAAGGGATGACGAAAGCAAATAAGAAACTGAATAAAGTGAATCAACTGCCCGCGCTGAGTCAGGTGAAAGCATGGGTCAAACATGCAAAATCTTTGAAGCGCGCAGTCGAGTACTAA
- a CDS encoding ABC transporter permease, which translates to MNRSETSRSFTMATWLGWQVESNWTDPFLFAIYVVIKPLATAAILVVMYSIITNGDYASPLFPYIYLGNAFYIYVGAVMTGVSWAVIDDREHYRTLKYMYIAPISIPFYWLGRGVSRFLIGTIAVVITIGVGALFFNLPLNLAEVNWGLFFVSLFIGVTMLAMIGLILASLTLMMAQQNFFVGEAVAGALYLFSGAIFPLEVLPAWIRPVGYAMPITYWLELMRRSLIGGVAQAFPTLAEFSNLQLLGILTGLTVLFGIVSVFTFRWCDHRARERGLIDHTTNY; encoded by the coding sequence CACGATGGCAACGTGGTTAGGCTGGCAGGTCGAATCGAATTGGACCGACCCATTCCTCTTCGCGATCTACGTCGTCATCAAACCCTTGGCGACCGCCGCGATCCTCGTCGTGATGTACAGCATCATCACGAACGGAGATTACGCCTCGCCGCTCTTCCCGTATATCTACCTCGGCAACGCGTTCTACATTTACGTCGGCGCGGTAATGACGGGCGTCTCGTGGGCGGTGATCGACGACCGCGAACATTACAGGACGTTGAAATACATGTACATCGCGCCGATCAGCATTCCGTTTTACTGGCTGGGGCGCGGCGTGTCGCGTTTTCTCATCGGCACGATCGCAGTCGTCATCACGATCGGCGTTGGCGCGTTGTTCTTCAACCTGCCGTTGAATCTTGCCGAAGTCAATTGGGGATTGTTTTTTGTCTCGCTGTTTATCGGCGTGACGATGCTCGCCATGATTGGACTCATCCTAGCCAGCCTGACGTTGATGATGGCTCAACAAAATTTCTTCGTCGGCGAGGCGGTGGCGGGCGCGCTGTATCTTTTCAGCGGCGCGATCTTTCCGCTCGAAGTTCTGCCCGCGTGGATTCGTCCCGTCGGTTATGCCATGCCCATCACCTACTGGCTCGAACTGATGCGGCGTTCACTCATCGGCGGCGTGGCGCAAGCGTTTCCAACATTGGCAGAGTTTTCCAATCTACAACTCTTGGGCATCCTTACGGGACTCACCGTCCTCTTTGGGATTGTTTCCGTTTTCACCTTTCGCTGGTGCGATCATCGCGCTCGCGAACGCGGCTTGATAGACCACACGACGAATTATTAG